The bacterium genome contains a region encoding:
- a CDS encoding CBS domain-containing protein → MRPALAVTRSESLKNVFAKMREEKKGYAVVLEDGTNGKITGIITERDVMTRVIEQKLPASTPVERVMTANPATLRLADSVADAIRLMNQGHYRHLPLSDESGRLVGVLGVKDLVNYLAEHYPHEIFNLPPDPHQVIRTSEGA, encoded by the coding sequence TTGCGCCCTGCCCTTGCGGTCACCCGATCGGAGTCCCTCAAGAACGTCTTTGCCAAGATGCGCGAGGAGAAAAAGGGGTACGCCGTCGTCCTGGAGGACGGGACCAACGGCAAGATTACCGGAATCATTACGGAACGGGACGTGATGACCCGGGTGATCGAGCAGAAACTTCCCGCCTCCACCCCCGTCGAAAGGGTCATGACGGCGAATCCCGCCACTCTCAGGTTGGCCGATTCCGTCGCCGATGCGATCCGCCTCATGAACCAGGGCCACTACCGCCATTTGCCGCTCTCGGACGAGTCCGGAAGGCTGGTCGGCGTCCTGGGGGTCAAGGACCTAGTCAATTACCTGGCGGAACATTATCCGCACGAGATCTTCAATCTCCCGCCGGATCCGCACCAGGTCATCCGAACCTCAGAGGGCGCATGA